A segment of the Thermoflexus sp. genome:
GAAAGGCCTCTGTCCATCCGCCTGGATCACCCGGATGATGGTGAAGCCCATTCGGAGGGCATGCTCCCGCAGGCGCCGCAGGCGGCCGAAATGGGCATCGGCCGCCACGATGATCCCTCGATCCCCCATGCCCTCCGCGATCGCCGTGGTCTTCCCCCCTGGAGCGGCGCACAGATCCAGCACCCGCAACCCGGGCCGGAGATCCATCAGATAGGGGACCAGAGCTGCCGCCTCGTCCTGGGCGATCACCTTTCCTTCCTGATAGGCCGGCCATGCGGCGAGGTCCAGCCCTCCCTCCACCTGCACGATGTAAGGGTGATAGGCACCAGGCCGGGCCCGCAATCCCCGCGCTTCCAGGTCGGCGAGGATCTCCTCCCGGGTCGCCCGCAGACGGTTCACTCGCAGGCTCAATGGCCGCGGGGTGTTGTGGAAGCGGCAGAGCTCCCGCGCTCCGTCCACCCCATATCGGGTGATCCAGCGTCGTACCATCCATTCTGGAAAAGAATACCGGATCGCCAGGTGCGCCACGGGGTCGATTTCGATCGGGGGGAAGGTGGCCACCGGCCGTCCCTGTTCCAGCCGGGCGGAGATCCGCCGCAACACCGCGTTCACCAGGGCGGCCGCTCCCTCTCCGGCGACGGCGCGGGCCACTTCCACCGTCTCGTGCACCGCAGCCCAGCGGGGGATCC
Coding sequences within it:
- the rsmB gene encoding 16S rRNA (cytosine(967)-C(5))-methyltransferase RsmB, whose amino-acid sequence is MPARPSVRSPARYYALKALYRIETRAAYADYVLQALRREAELSPRDQDLLTTLVDGVTIWRKTLDWVLARYVRGGLERLDPWVRNALRMGLYQLMFLDRIPRWAAVHETVEVARAVAGEGAAALVNAVLRRISARLEQGRPVATFPPIEIDPVAHLAIRYSFPEWMVRRWITRYGVDGARELCRFHNTPRPLSLRVNRLRATREEILADLEARGLRARPGAYHPYIVQVEGGLDLAAWPAYQEGKVIAQDEAAALVPYLMDLRPGLRVLDLCAAPGGKTTAIAEGMGDRGIIVAADAHFGRLRRLREHALRMGFTIIRVIQADGQRPFLPEWADRILIDAPCLGTGVLARRSDARWHKQESDLIGLTRIQRGLLEAAARMLRPGGRLVYSTCSLEPEENEEQIHAFLRDHPEFRFVSAQGKVPSPFVDAEGFYRVLPHIHHMDGAFGAILEKAGG